Genomic segment of Myxococcus stipitatus:
GCCCCAGCGGTGCGCAGCATCCACGTACCCACCGCACTTGGTGGCAGCGTCGCGGTCTTCATCCAACAAATAGAATCGGTCCATCTCACGTCCCCGGGCGCGAATAGTACGACTGAATCGGCCCACCCATGAGCTGGAACCGGTAGATGAGTTCGCCCGCGTGCTTGAAAATCTCCTCGGGCGATGCGGTTGAGTTTTTCCTCATGTACTGCCGCCACGCATCATTCCATTGCCCGCCCTTCCCACCGACTTCATGGATTCGTCGGTGCACTTCGTATGGGAGCGGCAGCGTGTAGTTGTGAATCTTCACGCCCTGTCGCGCGAACCACCGCGAGAGGACCTCCTCCTGGGGAAAGATGTGGTGCTTCTCCCATCTGCCCGGAGGCAGCCTGTGTGACGGAGGGATGACCTTTTCCGGGGCCCCGTAGAAGTTGGGGAACGTCATCACCGCGCCCTTGGGGAGGCGCTGGGCACCGCCCCAGTTCCGCCTCGGGCCGGCCCCTGGCGCGGCCGCAGCCGCAGGAGGACGGGCCGGAGGAAACCGCGCGAGTTCTACCCGCGCGAAGTCCTCATCGCATCGATAGAAGCCACATTCGTCACCGAGACACAGTAGCGTAACGCACTCGTCTTCGAGCGGGGTGTCGCACTCGAGCTCCGCCGCTTCCCAGGCTTGCTGCATCGTCGGCGTGAGAGTCGTTGAACATCCCGACCACGCCAGGAGCAGCGCCGAAAACCATACAGCTCTCATGGTTTCCATTGGGAATGAAGAATACCTCACACCCGACTCACCACTGAGCCCTTTGCCTCCCATCGTCTCGCAATGAACACTCCCCGATCATCGCCATGACATGGTGAGCCAACCCAGGATTTGAGCGAAACCCCATCGGTGCAAAGGACGTCCATGGAAAGCACAAGCCTCCTGCCGGCAGGCCCTCAAGGCGCGTTGACCGGGGAACGGGCTGTGCTGGAAGCTCGACCGATGCGCCACTTGGTGTTCCTACTCCTCCTCGCGTCAGTT
This window contains:
- the sitA6 gene encoding SitA6 family polymorphic toxin lipoprotein translates to METMRAVWFSALLLAWSGCSTTLTPTMQQAWEAAELECDTPLEDECVTLLCLGDECGFYRCDEDFARVELARFPPARPPAAAAAPGAGPRRNWGGAQRLPKGAVMTFPNFYGAPEKVIPPSHRLPPGRWEKHHIFPQEEVLSRWFARQGVKIHNYTLPLPYEVHRRIHEVGGKGGQWNDAWRQYMRKNSTASPEEIFKHAGELIYRFQLMGGPIQSYYSRPGT